One window of Candidatus Korarchaeum sp. genomic DNA carries:
- a CDS encoding polyprenyl synthetase family protein has translation MEIERELKEAREWLDALMEKYFPRRINEEYLEWLMGKESRGYDAITVEKAIFEPMWDLLSRGGKRWRPWLFLVLSKNLGVDLEKYKELALIIELLHNGSLIADDIEDGAEVRRGDKAIHIKYGLDMAVNLSSAMYFLPLRILMEMDLDGLKYKRLVNAYLEDMIRIHIGQATDIGWHRGLRDPETINVEHYLEMCANKTGVLPRMAARFAAIAADLSEEEERRIGKFAESIGVAFQIQDDILNLRSAESLGKEFGEDIREGKVTLMVIFTLSRASEGERRRLKEILSMHTSDRELIKEAISIMERHGAIDYARDLARKIVMDSWEDIKDLLPENVYKDKIRELADFLIERSF, from the coding sequence ATGGAAATCGAGAGAGAGCTCAAGGAGGCTAGGGAGTGGCTGGATGCCCTAATGGAAAAATACTTTCCCAGAAGGATCAATGAGGAATATCTGGAGTGGCTAATGGGGAAGGAGTCTCGTGGTTATGATGCTATAACTGTGGAAAAAGCTATATTCGAGCCCATGTGGGATCTGCTATCTAGAGGGGGGAAGAGGTGGAGACCCTGGTTATTCCTAGTCCTCTCCAAGAACTTAGGCGTGGATCTGGAGAAGTATAAGGAATTAGCTTTGATAATAGAGCTCCTCCACAACGGATCCCTGATAGCAGATGATATAGAGGATGGGGCAGAAGTCAGGAGGGGGGATAAAGCTATCCACATAAAATACGGGTTGGACATGGCTGTGAACCTCTCCTCAGCTATGTACTTCCTCCCATTGAGGATCTTGATGGAGATGGATTTGGATGGACTGAAGTACAAGAGGTTAGTTAACGCTTACTTAGAGGATATGATAAGGATACACATAGGGCAAGCCACTGACATAGGGTGGCACAGGGGTCTGAGGGACCCAGAGACGATAAATGTAGAGCATTACTTGGAGATGTGCGCTAACAAGACGGGAGTGCTCCCGAGGATGGCAGCTAGATTCGCAGCAATCGCTGCTGATCTCAGCGAGGAGGAGGAGAGGAGGATAGGGAAGTTCGCTGAGTCTATAGGGGTGGCCTTCCAGATCCAAGATGATATATTGAACCTTAGGAGTGCTGAGAGCTTGGGTAAGGAATTCGGCGAGGATATAAGGGAGGGGAAGGTGACTCTAATGGTGATATTCACTCTCTCCAGGGCTAGTGAGGGGGAGAGGAGGAGGCTCAAGGAGATACTATCGATGCACACTAGCGATAGGGAGCTCATAAAGGAAGCTATATCTATAATGGAGAGACACGGAGCTATAGATTATGCTAGAGATCTAGCTAGGAAGATAGTAATGGACTCCTGGGAGGATATAAAAGACCTCCTACCTGAGAACGTTTATAAGGATAAGATAAGGGAGTTAGCTGACTTCTTGATTGAGAGGAGCTTTTGA